GTTGCCGTCTAAGCTTCGGAGCGTTTGCCTTTTTGTTTTTGGCGCTCCGAAGCGGAGAGGGGCTGAAAATGCAGATATCAGCAATAGAAGTGGCAAAGCTTTTGGCTGCCGAAAGCACAAGACTCGGAAAGCAGAAAACACCAGATTTGGAATTCAAAGAGATTACCGCCGATGAACTACCTGAACCCAAAATAGCCGAGCCGGATGCCGCCGAAGTTGAGCGTGTTGTTCAAATGGTCAAAGAAATGCCCGATGTGCGAGAGGAAATAGTTATGCGGCTGAAAGAGCGCATCGAGAAAGGCGAATACAAAATTTCCGGCGAGGAAATCGCCGAGATGATGCTCCGTCGGATGCGCGCAGATAGAATGCGCTAATTACCATCCATTGGGTATTGGCAATAACTAAGCAAGAGAGGTTTTCCTTAGC
This genomic interval from Armatimonadota bacterium contains the following:
- a CDS encoding flagellar biosynthesis anti-sigma factor FlgM; this encodes MQISAIEVAKLLAAESTRLGKQKTPDLEFKEITADELPEPKIAEPDAAEVERVVQMVKEMPDVREEIVMRLKERIEKGEYKISGEEIAEMMLRRMRADRMR